From one Synechocystis sp. PCC 6803 substr. PCC-P genomic stretch:
- the phoU gene encoding phosphate signaling complex protein PhoU, with product MAASLSQQINNPERSYFEQALKRVEQDVLRMGALVEESFRMSHQALFENRLETPLKIAELEKEIDRLYRHIEQECASFLTLQAPVAQDLRLLSAIMQLVRDLERIGDYAQDLGEIAMKLTRYPPHPCMDEIAAMAWQAQHMLDQSLVCLTQLDPNAGEIVKKMDDVVDDAYDRLYKTLAFQRDIKGVVEPILLMALVIRHLERMADHATNIAQRVSYIVTGKRE from the coding sequence ATGGCCGCCAGTTTATCCCAACAGATTAACAATCCCGAACGTAGTTACTTTGAGCAAGCTCTCAAACGGGTAGAGCAAGACGTACTCCGCATGGGTGCCTTAGTGGAAGAATCCTTCCGCATGAGCCACCAGGCCCTGTTTGAGAATAGGTTAGAAACCCCCCTAAAAATTGCCGAATTGGAAAAGGAAATTGATCGCCTCTACCGCCATATCGAGCAGGAATGCGCCAGTTTCCTCACCCTGCAAGCCCCCGTAGCCCAAGATCTGCGTCTACTCAGCGCCATTATGCAATTAGTGCGGGATTTAGAAAGAATTGGCGACTATGCCCAGGATTTGGGGGAAATTGCCATGAAGTTGACCCGCTATCCCCCACATCCCTGTATGGACGAAATTGCCGCCATGGCCTGGCAAGCCCAACATATGTTGGACCAAAGCCTCGTTTGCCTGACCCAACTGGACCCCAACGCCGGGGAAATTGTCAAAAAAATGGACGACGTGGTGGATGACGCCTACGATCGCCTGTATAAAACCCTCGCCTTCCAACGGGACATTAAGGGCGTAGTGGAACCAATTTTGCTTATGGCCCTAGTGATTCGCCACCTAGAGAGAATGGCCGACCATGCCACCAATATTGCCCAACGGGTTTCCTATATCGTCACCGGCAAAAGGGAATGA
- the infB gene encoding translation initiation factor IF-2 — translation MNNAKVRIYDLSKELNLENRDILDICERLNVAAKSHSSTISESDAERIKAAAEKFTPQQPKKPRVASRPESKEDKSDPKQQKILAIHHKQEKSGGPSPARPTPPPRPKLQAPKAPTPPQPPVAKASAPKIQKQEEPAQEAPKSVAPPTQPLAPPPVPSLQSPPSKPAPPTPPAKKAAPAPRLAGPPGRTASPNKTAVPAPAKPKVNRPEIVSLKDNRGQARSPGDREEKVAIAAPEPPKPKVELRRPKPPRPEEDENLPELLEFPPLSRGKGVDGDNDADDGDLLSTEKPKPKLKRPTPPRLGKPDQWEDDEDEKANKAKAANKGKRRPKMDDDDDDLDIDGDNGPKPTLVSLSIARPPKPKSLAAKPSTPTVAKVKKPTLKSEAGSSAGGSSRSRGDRRDRKEVVQKPEVIMLDRSLTVRDLADLLKISETDIIKRLFLKGVAVQITQTLDEETARMVAESFEVAVETPERVAAAAKTTEMLDEADLDNLVRRPPVVTIMGHVDHGKTTLLDSIRKTKVAQGEAGGITQHIGAYHVEVEHNDKTEQIVFLDTPGHEAFTAMRARGAKVTDIAILVVAADDGVQPQTKEAISHAKAAGVPLIVAINKVDKPEANPDRIKQELSELGLLAEEWGGDTIMVPVSALNGDNLDGLLEMILLVSEVEELVANPNRQAKGTVIEANLDRTRGPVATLLIQNGTLRVGDAIVVGAVYGKIRAMIDDRGDKVEEASPSFAVEILGLGDVPAAGDEFEVFTNEKDARLQAEARAMEDRQTRLQQAMSSRKVTLSSISAQAQEGELKELNIILKADVQGSLGAILGSLEQLPQGEVQIRVLLASPGEVTETDVDLAAASGAIIIGFNTTLASGARQAADQEGVDIREYDIIYKLLDDIQGAMEGLLDPEEIESSLGTAEVRAVFPVGRGNIAGCYVQSGKIIRNRNLRVRRGDQVLFEGNIDSLKRIKEDVREVNAGYECGIGCSKFNDWKEGDIIEAYEMTMKRRTLAT, via the coding sequence ATGAACAACGCCAAAGTCAGAATTTATGACCTATCAAAAGAATTAAATCTGGAGAATCGAGATATTTTAGACATCTGCGAACGGCTCAACGTGGCTGCTAAAAGTCATAGCAGTACCATCAGTGAATCCGATGCGGAGCGCATCAAAGCGGCAGCTGAAAAATTCACCCCCCAACAACCGAAAAAGCCTAGAGTGGCATCCCGTCCGGAGTCGAAAGAGGATAAGTCAGATCCCAAGCAGCAAAAGATTCTAGCAATTCACCACAAACAGGAAAAATCTGGCGGTCCATCTCCGGCCCGGCCCACCCCCCCTCCCCGGCCAAAACTACAAGCGCCGAAGGCCCCCACGCCCCCCCAACCCCCCGTGGCCAAAGCTTCAGCTCCAAAGATTCAGAAACAGGAAGAGCCTGCCCAGGAAGCGCCCAAAAGTGTTGCTCCCCCCACCCAGCCTTTGGCACCGCCCCCAGTGCCCAGTTTGCAATCTCCCCCCAGTAAGCCAGCTCCCCCTACTCCTCCTGCAAAGAAAGCGGCTCCAGCCCCCCGTTTGGCAGGGCCTCCTGGTCGAACAGCCAGTCCCAACAAAACCGCTGTCCCTGCCCCCGCTAAACCCAAGGTTAACCGTCCGGAAATTGTTAGTTTGAAGGATAATCGGGGTCAAGCCCGCTCCCCCGGTGACAGGGAAGAGAAGGTGGCGATCGCCGCTCCGGAACCACCTAAGCCCAAGGTAGAATTGCGCCGGCCCAAGCCCCCCCGGCCTGAAGAGGACGAAAACTTACCAGAATTGCTGGAATTTCCGCCCCTTAGTCGGGGCAAGGGGGTCGATGGGGACAACGATGCCGATGACGGTGATCTGCTCTCCACCGAGAAACCCAAGCCCAAGCTGAAGCGCCCTACTCCTCCGCGTTTGGGTAAGCCAGATCAGTGGGAAGATGACGAAGACGAAAAAGCCAATAAGGCCAAAGCGGCCAACAAGGGCAAACGCCGGCCCAAAATGGACGACGATGACGATGACCTGGATATAGATGGGGATAATGGACCCAAGCCTACCCTGGTTAGTCTTTCCATTGCCCGTCCACCTAAACCAAAATCCTTGGCGGCGAAACCCAGCACCCCCACTGTGGCCAAGGTTAAAAAGCCCACTCTCAAATCCGAAGCGGGTAGTAGCGCTGGTGGTAGTTCCCGCAGTCGTGGCGATCGCCGGGATCGGAAGGAAGTGGTGCAAAAACCCGAAGTGATCATGTTGGACCGGAGCTTGACTGTCCGGGATCTGGCGGATCTATTAAAAATTTCCGAAACAGACATCATCAAACGGCTCTTCCTCAAAGGGGTAGCGGTGCAAATTACCCAAACCTTGGACGAAGAAACCGCCCGTATGGTGGCCGAATCCTTTGAAGTGGCCGTGGAAACCCCTGAAAGGGTCGCCGCCGCCGCTAAAACCACAGAAATGCTCGACGAAGCGGATCTGGACAACCTCGTACGTCGTCCCCCTGTGGTTACCATCATGGGTCACGTGGACCACGGTAAAACCACGTTGCTGGACTCCATACGCAAAACCAAGGTGGCCCAAGGGGAAGCGGGGGGTATTACCCAGCACATTGGTGCCTACCACGTGGAAGTGGAGCACAACGACAAAACCGAACAGATTGTCTTCCTTGATACTCCTGGCCATGAAGCCTTTACCGCCATGCGGGCCCGGGGAGCCAAGGTTACGGACATTGCCATTCTGGTGGTAGCCGCCGATGATGGCGTCCAGCCCCAAACCAAAGAGGCCATTAGCCATGCCAAGGCCGCCGGGGTTCCCCTCATTGTGGCCATCAACAAAGTCGATAAACCTGAAGCCAATCCCGACCGCATTAAGCAGGAATTGTCCGAACTTGGCCTTCTGGCTGAAGAATGGGGGGGAGACACCATCATGGTGCCCGTCAGTGCCCTCAACGGAGATAACCTGGATGGCTTGCTCGAAATGATTCTGCTCGTATCGGAAGTGGAAGAACTAGTTGCTAATCCCAACCGTCAGGCTAAAGGCACCGTGATTGAGGCTAACCTAGACCGCACCAGGGGTCCTGTGGCTACCCTCTTGATCCAAAACGGTACTCTCCGAGTTGGGGATGCTATTGTGGTGGGGGCTGTGTACGGCAAAATCCGAGCCATGATCGACGACCGGGGCGACAAAGTCGAGGAAGCCAGTCCTTCCTTTGCAGTGGAGATCCTTGGTCTAGGGGATGTGCCCGCCGCTGGGGATGAATTTGAAGTCTTTACCAACGAAAAAGATGCCCGTCTGCAAGCGGAAGCCCGGGCCATGGAAGACCGTCAAACCCGTCTGCAACAGGCCATGTCTTCCCGCAAGGTTACCCTCAGCAGTATTTCGGCCCAGGCCCAGGAAGGGGAACTCAAGGAACTCAACATCATCCTCAAGGCAGACGTACAGGGTTCCTTGGGGGCTATTTTAGGCTCCTTGGAACAATTACCCCAAGGGGAAGTACAGATCCGAGTCCTGTTGGCGTCCCCAGGGGAAGTCACGGAAACCGATGTGGATTTGGCCGCCGCCAGTGGAGCAATCATCATTGGCTTCAACACCACCTTGGCCAGTGGAGCCCGTCAAGCCGCGGACCAAGAAGGGGTGGACATTCGGGAATACGACATCATCTATAAGCTTTTGGATGACATCCAAGGAGCCATGGAAGGTCTCTTGGATCCCGAAGAAATTGAGTCTTCCCTGGGAACAGCGGAAGTGCGGGCTGTCTTCCCCGTGGGTCGGGGTAATATTGCCGGTTGTTACGTGCAGTCAGGCAAAATTATCCGGAATCGTAACCTGCGGGTGCGCCGGGGTGACCAAGTGCTCTTTGAAGGCAACATCGATTCCCTCAAACGGATTAAGGAGGACGTGCGGGAAGTTAATGCTGGCTATGAGTGCGGCATTGGCTGTAGCAAGTTCAACGACTGGAAGGAAGGAGACATCATCGAAGCCTATGAAATGACCATGAAGCGTCGGACATTGGCTACCTAG
- the nusA gene encoding transcription termination factor NusA, producing the protein MSLVSLPGLPAMISEISKRNNLPTTAVEEALREALLKGYERFRRSQLMGHQFPEEYFNNFEVELDTEEEGFRVLSTKRIVEEVENSDQQISLKEVLEVAEEAQLGDEVVLDVTPEQKDFGRMAAIQTKQVLLQKLRDQQRKIIQEEFQDLEGTVLNARALRFERQSIIVAVQSSFGQPEVEAELPKREQLPNDNYRANSTFRVYLKRVREGSQRGPQLVVSRAAAGLVVDLFSVEVPEIEEEVVRIVAVAREAKPPSPSVGPRTKIAVDTLERDVDPVGACIGARGSRIHAVVNELRGEKIDVIRWSPDPATYIAQALSPARVDQVYLIHAEERHALVIVAEDQLSLAIGKEGQNVRLAARLTGWKIDIKDPETYARDKEAIEQSILERAAASAQARAEREAAEQEAQAKLEAEMAALEAEEAEELEETPEAIAEVEEEVEEWDQDQGPELGEEEELS; encoded by the coding sequence ATGTCTCTTGTTAGTTTACCGGGGCTCCCGGCAATGATTAGTGAAATTAGTAAGCGCAATAATTTACCCACCACGGCGGTGGAAGAAGCTCTACGGGAAGCTTTATTGAAGGGCTACGAGCGTTTTCGGCGATCGCAGTTGATGGGACACCAATTCCCCGAAGAATATTTCAACAACTTTGAGGTGGAATTAGACACGGAAGAAGAAGGCTTTCGGGTACTTTCCACCAAACGGATTGTGGAGGAAGTGGAAAATTCTGACCAACAAATTTCCCTCAAGGAAGTGCTGGAAGTGGCCGAAGAAGCTCAACTGGGGGACGAAGTAGTGCTGGATGTGACCCCAGAACAAAAGGACTTTGGGCGCATGGCCGCCATTCAAACTAAGCAGGTATTACTGCAAAAACTGCGGGATCAACAACGAAAAATTATCCAAGAAGAATTCCAAGACCTGGAAGGCACTGTTCTCAATGCCCGGGCCCTGCGCTTTGAAAGGCAGTCCATCATTGTGGCGGTGCAGAGTAGTTTTGGTCAGCCAGAGGTAGAAGCAGAATTGCCCAAACGGGAACAGTTACCCAACGATAATTACCGGGCTAACTCCACCTTCCGGGTGTATCTCAAACGGGTACGGGAAGGCTCCCAAAGAGGTCCCCAATTGGTGGTTTCCCGGGCAGCGGCGGGGTTGGTGGTGGATTTATTTAGTGTGGAAGTGCCGGAAATTGAAGAAGAGGTGGTGCGCATTGTTGCCGTGGCCAGGGAAGCCAAACCCCCTTCCCCTTCCGTGGGGCCCCGAACAAAAATTGCGGTGGACACTCTAGAGCGGGATGTGGATCCGGTGGGAGCCTGCATTGGCGCTCGGGGTTCCCGTATCCATGCGGTGGTCAACGAACTCCGGGGGGAAAAAATTGATGTGATCCGTTGGTCCCCAGACCCGGCCACGTATATTGCCCAGGCCCTCAGTCCAGCCCGGGTGGACCAGGTTTACCTCATCCATGCGGAGGAGCGCCATGCCCTGGTAATTGTGGCGGAGGATCAACTCAGTTTGGCGATTGGCAAGGAGGGACAAAACGTCCGGTTGGCGGCCCGCCTAACCGGTTGGAAAATTGACATCAAAGATCCCGAAACCTATGCCCGGGATAAGGAAGCCATTGAACAATCTATTTTGGAGCGGGCGGCGGCTTCAGCCCAGGCCAGGGCAGAACGGGAAGCAGCAGAACAGGAGGCCCAAGCTAAATTAGAAGCGGAAATGGCTGCTTTGGAAGCCGAGGAAGCTGAAGAGTTAGAGGAAACCCCAGAGGCGATCGCCGAGGTGGAAGAAGAAGTAGAGGAATGGGACCAAGACCAAGGGCCGGAGTTAGGGGAGGAAGAAGAGTTAAGCTAG
- a CDS encoding CPBP family intramembrane glutamic endopeptidase produces MPKSTVNFNFNQQAIAQLTAPWRIGVFIVMLAAAWLPFLVPLSLAIADANLRSIVVMGILFLIFLVLLIFWSHWCYQTPLSLKAYGVYGLGWNRRQGVELLRGLGLGFSFTFGLFIIQGLLGWAVLAPAGDRLWTIIMQGSLTGLGVALAEELFFRGWLLKELEQGYGNKTSLASNAIIFAVLHFLKPLGEVIRTLPQFPALVLLGLSLGITKRRHGDRLGHSIGLHGGMVWAYYIVNVGQLVTYTEKMPAWVTGIDRNPLSGVMGIAGLCLLLWLVNQGEKPWLKRLGF; encoded by the coding sequence ATGCCAAAATCAACCGTTAATTTCAATTTCAATCAGCAGGCCATTGCTCAACTGACCGCTCCATGGAGAATTGGTGTGTTCATTGTAATGTTGGCCGCTGCTTGGTTGCCTTTCTTGGTGCCCCTTTCCCTGGCGATCGCCGATGCCAATTTGCGTTCCATTGTGGTGATGGGGATTTTATTTTTAATTTTCCTGGTCCTGCTAATTTTTTGGAGTCATTGGTGCTACCAAACACCCCTGTCTTTAAAAGCCTATGGAGTCTACGGTCTGGGCTGGAATCGTCGCCAGGGAGTGGAGTTATTGCGAGGGCTGGGGCTTGGTTTTAGTTTTACCTTCGGTCTATTTATCATCCAGGGCTTATTGGGCTGGGCCGTGCTGGCACCCGCTGGCGATCGCCTCTGGACAATTATTATGCAGGGAAGCCTCACTGGGTTGGGAGTAGCCCTAGCAGAAGAACTATTTTTTCGGGGTTGGTTACTAAAGGAGTTGGAACAGGGTTATGGCAACAAAACTTCCTTGGCGAGTAACGCCATTATTTTTGCTGTGCTCCATTTCCTGAAGCCCCTAGGAGAAGTAATCCGCACCCTGCCCCAATTTCCCGCTCTGGTGTTGTTGGGTTTGAGCTTAGGCATTACTAAACGCCGCCATGGCGATCGCCTGGGCCATAGCATTGGTCTCCACGGGGGCATGGTCTGGGCCTATTACATTGTCAATGTGGGGCAATTAGTGACCTATACGGAAAAAATGCCGGCTTGGGTGACGGGCATTGACCGCAATCCTCTTTCCGGAGTGATGGGTATCGCTGGTTTATGCCTCTTACTTTGGCTAGTCAACCAAGGGGAAAAGCCCTGGCTTAAACGACTGGGCTTTTAA
- a CDS encoding YlxR family protein — MAPGYRRCLSCRKVGDRRQFWRIVRVYPSRTVQLDHGAGRSAYLCPTHDCLRKARHKNLLGRALRAPVPSHLFEQLEARLLTTP, encoded by the coding sequence ATGGCCCCTGGATACCGTCGTTGCCTCAGCTGTCGCAAAGTAGGCGATCGCCGACAATTTTGGCGAATTGTCCGAGTCTATCCATCTCGAACTGTACAATTAGATCACGGTGCGGGGCGATCGGCTTATTTATGTCCGACCCATGACTGTCTGCGTAAAGCTCGCCACAAAAATCTGTTGGGGCGGGCCCTCCGAGCCCCAGTTCCCAGCCATCTCTTTGAGCAACTAGAAGCCCGTCTTCTCACCACTCCCTGA
- a CDS encoding glutathione S-transferase family protein, which produces MLLLQFSTSHYCRKARLALGYKGIIYRVKNLTPGVHALQLKPKTGATTVPVLCPELPGQPECISDSSEIFRFLEEFSPDRRLFPLEAEQRLRAEWLEDWLDESIGTATRFVYYDYRAGAGKAIDPSLASQMVIQIVRRQYNINGTTVALAKKRLALAFRVLSVWQDQSYLCGDQLTIADLTAAALLSPLALLPEYRESVPWLFERIKEIHLICGEPLPPGLG; this is translated from the coding sequence ATGTTGTTGCTCCAATTCAGCACTTCCCACTATTGCCGCAAAGCTAGGCTGGCCTTGGGTTATAAGGGCATTATTTACCGAGTTAAAAATTTAACTCCCGGTGTCCATGCCCTGCAACTTAAACCCAAGACCGGTGCCACTACTGTGCCAGTACTTTGTCCAGAACTCCCAGGACAACCGGAATGTATCAGTGATTCCAGCGAGATTTTCCGCTTTTTAGAGGAATTTTCCCCCGATCGCCGTTTATTTCCCCTGGAAGCGGAACAGAGATTGAGGGCGGAGTGGCTGGAGGATTGGTTGGATGAAAGTATTGGTACGGCAACCCGGTTTGTTTATTACGACTACCGAGCTGGGGCAGGCAAGGCCATTGACCCATCCCTTGCCAGTCAGATGGTCATTCAAATTGTCCGCCGTCAGTACAACATCAATGGCACCACCGTTGCCCTAGCGAAAAAACGATTGGCCCTGGCTTTCCGGGTTCTATCTGTTTGGCAAGATCAGTCCTATCTTTGTGGTGACCAGTTGACCATAGCAGACCTAACGGCCGCCGCTTTGCTTAGTCCCTTGGCATTGTTACCGGAATATCGAGAGTCCGTACCTTGGTTGTTTGAGCGCATCAAGGAAATCCATTTAATTTGTGGGGAACCGTTGCCGCCGGGTCTAG
- the rimP gene encoding ribosome maturation factor RimP encodes MTHPVIPDILALAQPIAEDLGLEVTDAVFQTNKRPPVLRIDIRNLQQDTSLNDCEAFSRSFEAQLEESSLIASAYVLEVSSPGISPYLATERDFIAFKGFEVVVTSDNPHQGQSQWQGSLQGRDGEAVYLSIRGRTVAIPLTVGLTVRLPH; translated from the coding sequence ATGACCCATCCCGTAATTCCCGACATTCTTGCATTAGCACAGCCCATTGCCGAGGATTTGGGGCTGGAAGTGACGGATGCGGTATTCCAAACCAATAAACGTCCACCGGTGTTGCGGATTGATATCCGTAATCTCCAGCAGGATACTAGCCTTAATGACTGTGAAGCCTTTAGTCGGAGCTTTGAAGCCCAATTGGAGGAAAGCAGTTTGATCGCCAGCGCCTACGTGTTGGAAGTTTCTAGCCCAGGCATTTCCCCATACCTCGCCACGGAGCGAGATTTTATTGCCTTTAAAGGGTTTGAAGTAGTGGTTACCAGTGACAATCCCCACCAGGGCCAAAGTCAGTGGCAGGGGAGTTTACAAGGGCGAGATGGAGAGGCAGTTTACTTAAGCATTAGGGGGAGAACCGTGGCTATTCCTTTGACAGTGGGGTTAACAGTGCGGCTACCCCATTAA